DNA sequence from the Sulfurimonas sediminis genome:
ACTCCAGCGGATTGTTGGAAAGTATTTTCAATTTCTGGCCATCGGTATAAAACCACTGGCCAAATTTTGTTTCTCTGGACGAAGTTGGCAAGACCCTGTCTTCAGGGTCTATTCCATCTATCAATGATTTGGCTGTTTCCACAAGTCTTGTCAATTCTATTTCTGCATTCTCTAAACTTTTTAATGTTTCATCCTTCTTCATCTACATCCTTGTTCAATAGACTTCTTGCAAAACTCCTATATGTCTCAGCATAAAGAAGAGAGTTTTAATCAAGGCAGATGTTCTTCAGCGTAGCCGTAGCTACAGTGAAGGTTATCTAACGCTGAGAAAAGCTCTCTTCTTTATGCCCTGCGGGAGAGATAAAAAGCAGCAATCTTGCACAAAAAAATATTTTATCCTTAGCTATGGCTAGGCATAAAAATTTATTTTGCACAATCTTACCGCTTTTTAACTCTCTGAGACTTATAGGAGTTTTGCAAGAAGTCTAATATATAATAAACGATTATAGTCCTAACTATATTAAAGCAATATAAAATTATAATTATTCTAAATTGTTTCACGTGAAACACGTTAAGGAAATGATGATTTCTCATCATCTTTAGTGTTGGAACCGCGGGCGATGTCCGAAGGACCGACGAGGACTTACCAGACTAAGTGCCTGACCAGAATAAATGACATAATTCAATGAAGATAAAAACTATGAGCTGTGAGGCAAAAATCCGCAGGAGCTACTGGTAGCTTCAAAGGTTTTTAACGAAGCAGATTATAGTTTTTATCTTCACCCGTAGGGCAACTTTTAAAAGGTTCATTGCCTTCGTTAAACTTCCGTTAACGATACCAGTATCGCTAACAACAGTTTGCCTTGGAACTAAACCTTTTAAAAATTGTTGAATATGTCATTTATTCTGGTCAGGCACTTATAAGCCAAGCAAGATATAATTACACTATGAATTATTTTGCAAAAAGAATTATTCCATGCTTGGATGTAAAAGACGGACGTGTTGTCAAAGGCGTCAATTTTGTAGGGCTCAAAGATGCCGGTGATCCTGTTGAAGTAGCCCGCAGATACAATGAAGAGGGTGCAGATGAAATTACATTTTTGGATATTACCGCTTCTTCTGACAACAGAGGCACAATAGTAGATATAGTTGCCCAGGTGGCACGAGAGATTTTCATTCCTCTGACAGTAGGTGGAGGTATTCGTAAGCTTGACGATATTTACAAACTCTTAAATGTCGGCTGTGATAAAGTCAGCGTTAATTCCGCAGCTATAAAAAGACCCCAACTCATAGACGAAGGTGCCAAACGCTTTGGATCACAGTGTATTGTTACAGCAATTGATGTGAAAAAAACAGGAAACAAATACAATGTTTACCTGAACGGCGGACGTGTAGATACCGGTATAGATGCTGTAGAGTGGGCAAAAGAAGTTGTAGACAGAGGAAGTGGAGAAATTTTACTAACCTCTATGGATGCAGACGGAACAAAAGCAGGTTTTGAGCTTACCATTACAGAGCAAATCAGCCGCGCGGTACATGTACCTGTTATTGCAAGCGGTGGAGCAGGGAGTATGCAACATATAAAAGAGGCTTTTGAACACGGTGCAGATGCTGCGCTTGCCGCTTCTATATTCCACTATAAAGAGATAGATATTATGGACTTAAAACATTATCTTCATGAACAAAACATTCCGGTAAGGCTATAAACAATGATAATATGTGCAGGAAACAACGAAACATTTTCTTTTGCAACGCCTATGGGAGTGGGATTGATTGAAACAGCTATGAATCTGACACGGCTTTGCCTTTTTGACAAACCCGAATTTTT
Encoded proteins:
- the hisF gene encoding imidazole glycerol phosphate synthase subunit HisF, whose protein sequence is MNYFAKRIIPCLDVKDGRVVKGVNFVGLKDAGDPVEVARRYNEEGADEITFLDITASSDNRGTIVDIVAQVAREIFIPLTVGGGIRKLDDIYKLLNVGCDKVSVNSAAIKRPQLIDEGAKRFGSQCIVTAIDVKKTGNKYNVYLNGGRVDTGIDAVEWAKEVVDRGSGEILLTSMDADGTKAGFELTITEQISRAVHVPVIASGGAGSMQHIKEAFEHGADAALAASIFHYKEIDIMDLKHYLHEQNIPVRL